A single region of the Branchiostoma lanceolatum isolate klBraLanc5 chromosome 1, klBraLanc5.hap2, whole genome shotgun sequence genome encodes:
- the LOC136428535 gene encoding uncharacterized protein: MATRPKSLRVKRSNRRSDFEYDNLWSPPNTRVRKQTPQEESDEWPILEVTRKVDENHVEVKWAPTKGRRFPNSIVDLRYNAPLRKRLERNGSNPHMKALHGDQMMLSHLPRDLRILQQHIYDNLGYHRTASRQLGHQRRVTVVIPFPKQSFVGHFLQGLSLPLCQELLEEKPLENCFRERALKVTPEYMTELDNLLGDGWDVRTFDTNTVCRVIRQDNISIGWGYHKRKFYSHRNCPRCNWTDQSASARPVKCSPEMKYIVGEPELHFTFTRRRGHWMAGMA, encoded by the exons ATGGCCACAAGACCAAAGTCTTTGCGCGTAAAACGCAGCAACAGACGCAGTGACTTCGAGTATGACAATTTGTGGAGCCCCCCAAACACACGTGTTCGGAAGCAGACCCCACAGGAGGAGTCTGACGAATGGCCCATTCTTGAAGTGACAAGAAAGGTGGATGAAAACCACGTGGAAGTGAAATGGGCCCCTACAAAAGGCCGACGATTTCCAAACAGCATTGTAGACTTGCGCTACAATGCACCACTCCGGAAACGTTTGGAGAGGAATGGGAGCAATCCCCACATGAAAG CTCTTCATGGAGACCAGATGATGCTGTCTCACCTGCCAAGAGACCTCAGGATCCTACAACAGCACATCTATGATAA CCTTGGCTACCACCGCACTGCATCGCGGCAGCTTGGCCATCAGCGGCGGGTAACCGTTGTGATCCCATTCCCTAAACAGAGCTTCGTTGGCCATTTCCTCCAGGGCTTGTCACTGCCACTGTGTCAGGAGCTCTTGGAGGAAAAGCCACTGGAGAACTGTTTCAGGGAACGGGCTCTCAAGGTCACACCTGAGTACATGACGGAGCTGGACAATCTTCTTGGGGATGGTTGGGATGTGAGGACATTCGACACAAACACCGTATGCAGAGTGATCAGACAGGACAACATCAGCATCGGGTGGGGCTACCACAAGAGGAAATTCTATTCCCATCGTAACTGCCCAAG GTGTAATTGGACAGATCAATCGGCATCTGCAAGGCCTGTAAAATGCTCACCCGAAATGAAGTACATTGTAGGTGAACCTGAGCTACACTTCACTTTCACAAGAAGGAGGGGTCACTGGATGGCAGGAATGGCTTAA
- the LOC136428525 gene encoding uncharacterized protein translates to MAGCSPNVFYLVQRNEVLAAEIQRQANIIHGLVQQEQQLREGLRQKEREVHGLVQQKQQLREGLGEKEREVVRLREQLLEKDQQIQELGARPRKRARAEDVPEVEGQRQAIQRNLELRQAIQRNLPLRASRQLNPWSSLKKRQLQNKKTMLREDFVEPSFDNLPDNVVKANVNFRTDDGISIDVEWPQGPNDRRGQPPPGDRSPKGRGYRHQTEETKDLVKWCVHFKDQATVSDVWWHELHMKFKDTIPPIGWMKQERGEQNSFIPYQLEENARDGNGASRSVADIIKHHLTMPANQHLLQGEEPVVSFRYGLDGRPQAKNNIIGAVMACITPVRSLAEAQKHPRTVKEEYCVFLYSGKEDYEEQVRVGARVFREMEDIQENGVFVEIEGVQKHVRINWYVVSDWKALAIMMGLVGPTGDYFCVLCYCNKENIAHFRQGFDLRTHEKAQMHYRDRRNQCGHKHLPVFKIPWGNIIIDTLHTFLRIGGKLLNQFISWTIDQGRTAALEKAMSDIGVNFYIRKEGTTQGPDTYKWKTLTAKELKTVIKSLPDHMSAIINDIGNTGQISIDALQGPQAAAVLRSMNQSVPWRNAERIARLKRLLGEDAMVTLPNRHVGDDDGQTEIRVADIMQLWKDFSKVTDMQRHPELNPGYKEAATSWCERFRDTTYIEDITPYIHYFGAHAGDQMAAHPFLHYVNCETIEKKNHVQTRRYHLATQKGGGRYKSKWAEQLMQMENRDTFAAMHGIGERKKRPWGQNRVQEDEDDNSSDTGFSDNDSDPEPPETPEPDVDEDDNRVVYDGDQDDL, encoded by the exons ATGGCGGGGTGCAGTCCCAATGTATTCTATCTTGTACAAAGAAATGAGGTATTGGCAGCCGAAATTCAACGTCAGGCGAATATTATACATGGCCTGGTGCAGCAGGAACAGCAGTTGAGGGAGGGACTGAGGCAGAAGGAGAGAGAAGTACATGGCCTGGTGCAGCAGAAACAGCAGTTGAGGGAGGGActgggagagaaagagagagaggtaGTGAGGCTGAGGGAACAACTCCTGGAGAAAGACCAACAAATCCAGGAGTTGGGAGCCCGTCCCAGAAAGAGAGCAAGAGCTGAGGATGTACCAGAAGTTGAGGGGCAAAGACAAGCCATCCAGAGAAACCTAGAGCTAAGACAAGCCATCCAGAGAAACCTACCCCTGAGAGCTAGCAGACAACTAAATCCTTGGTCTTCCCTGAAGAAAAGACAGCTACAGAACAAGAAAACAATGCTGAGGGAAGATTTCGTTGAGCCTTCTTTTGACAATTTACCAGATAATGTGGTCAAAGCAAAT GTCAACTTCAGGACAGATGACGGGATTTCCATTGACGTGGAATGGCCCCAGGGTCCCAACGATCGCAGAGGTCAGCCACCTCCAGGTGACCGCTCCCCAAAAGGCAGAGGCTACCGCCACCAGACAGAGGAGACAAAAGACCTGGTCAAGTGGTGTGTCCACTTTAAGGACCAGGCTACTGTCTCAGATGTCTGGTGGCACGAACTTCACATGAAGTTCAAGGACACGATCCCACCCATAGGCTGGATGAAACAAGAGAGAGGGGAACAAAACAGCTTCATCCCTTACCAGCTGGAGGAAAAT GCTAGGGATGGAAATGGTGCTTCACGGAGTGTGGCAGACATCATCAAACACCATCTGACGATGCCTGCCAACCAACACCTACTCCAAGGAGAGGAGCCCGTGGTCAGCTTCCGCTATGGCTTGGACGGAAGGCCACAGGCCAAAAATAACATCATTGGAGCTGTGATGGCCTGTATTACCCCCGTCCGGAGTTTAGCGGAAGCCCAGAAGCATCCCCGCACCGTGAAGGAAGAGTACTGTGTATTCTTATACAGTG GGAAGGAAGATTATGAGGAGCAGGTTAGGGTAGGTGCCAGAGTGTTCAGAGAGATGGAGGACATTCAagagaatggagtgttcgtcGAGATCGAAGGCGTACAGAAGCATGTTAGAATCAACTG GTATGTTGTTAGTGACTGGAAGGCCCTGGCCATTATGATGGGGCTTGTTGGCCCAACTG GTGACTACTTCTGCGTGCTGTGCTACTGTAATAAGGAGAACATAGCACACTTCAGACAGG GATTCGACCTCAGAACGCACGAGAAAGCCCAGATGCACTACAGGGACAGAAGAAACCAGTGTGGCCACAAGCATCTCCCTGTGTTCAAGATTCCATGGGGGAACATCATTATAGACACTCTACACAC GTTCCTGAGGATTGGAGGCAAACTCCTAAACCAG TTCATTAGCTGGACCATTGACCAGGGTCGGACTGCTGCCCTGGAAAAGGCAATGAGCGATATTGGTGTCAACTTCTACATCAGAAAGGAAGGTACAACTCAGGGGCCCGACACCTACAAGTGGAAAACGCTGACTG CAAAGGAGTTGAAGACCGTGATAAAGAGTCTGCCGGACCACATGTCAGCTATCATCAATGACATTGGCAATACAGGCCAGATTTCAATTGATGCCTTACAAGGCCCACAAGCGGCAGCTGTTCTGAGAAGCATGAACCAGTCAGTGCCGTGGCGTAATGCTGAAAGGATCGCAAGGCTCAAGAGGCTGCTGGGAGAAGATGCAATg GTCACCCTTCCAAACAGGCatgttggtgatgatgatggccAGACAGAAATAAGGGTGGCAGACATCATGCAGCTGTGGAAG GATTTCTCAAAGGTAACTGACATGCAGCGCCATCCAGAACTGAACCCCGGCTATAAAGAGGCTGCAACCAGTTGGTGCGAAAGATTCAGAGACACAACTTACATTGAGGACATAACACCATACATCCACT ACTTTGGTGCCCATGCCGGAGACCAAATGGCTGCCCACCCCTTTCTGCACTATGTCAATTGCGAGACGATAGAGAAGAAGAACCACGTCCAAACAAGGCGCTATCATCTCGCAACTCAGAAGGGTGGGGGACGTTACAAAAGCAAGTGGGCAGAACAG TTGATGCAAATGGAGAATAGAGACACATTTGCCGCCATGCATGGCATTGGGGAGAGAAAGAAGCGGCCTTGGGGCCAGAACCGCGTACAGGAAGACGAGGACGACAACTCTTCCGACACAGGCTTCAGTGACAATGACTCCGACCCTGAGCCTCCTGAGACTCCTGAGCCTGATGTCGATGAAGATGATAACCGCGTTGTGTACGACGGGGACCAGGATGACCtgtaa
- the LOC136428539 gene encoding zinc finger protein OZF-like — protein MDERSSEIAMEDQPTAYSGNEPNSREKLDTGMQNQGGGIPCGVESDHPPVQPQTERKDRLVVKRTVDKRFTCTECGYRAASNANLLKHRRIHTGEKPYKCDQCDYSAAEKSNLDRHVTKHTGEKPYMCAECGYRTANRTHLSEHMKRHSAVKPYKCDQCDYSAVRKGHLARHIATHTGDKPFICGECGYRTAVRYDLSRHMKIHTGEKPHKCDQCEYSTARKGSLDRHMTKHTDVKPYICGECGYRTGDKSALTIHIRTHTGEKPYKCDHCDFSSARKFSVDLHVAKHTGEKPYICGECGYRTADRSHLSKHLRRHAGWKPYKCDQCDYSAVVKGDLNKHMAKHTSKNYMTCETF, from the coding sequence ATGGACGAGAGAAGCAGCGAGATTGCAATGGAAGATCAGCCAACTGCATACTCTGGGAACGAGCCAAACAGCAGGGAGAAATTAGACACGGGAATGCAGAACCAGGGAGGGGGCATTCCATGCGGGGTAGAATCTGACCATCCTCCCGTACAGCCTCAAACAGAGCGAAAGGACAGGCTTGTTGTGAAACGTACTGTGGACAAGCGCTTCACGTGTACGGAATGCGGCTATAGGGCAGCCTCAAATGCTAACCTATTAAAGCACAGACgaatacatacaggtgagaaaccctacaaatgtgaccagtgcgactattctgctgcagagaaaAGTAATTTAGACCGCCACGTTACTaagcacactggagaaaaaccctacatgtgtgctgagtgtgggtacaggacagctaacaGGACTCacctatccgaacatatgaAAAGACATTCAGCTGTGAAAccatataaatgtgaccagtgtgattattctgctgtgCGGAAAGGTCATTTAGCCCGACACATAGCTACACATACTGGAGACAAACCCTTTAtatgtggagagtgcggatacaggacggctgtCAGGTATGACCTTTCCCGACacatgaaaatacatacaggtgagaaaccccataaatgtgaccagtgcgaatatTCTACTGCACGGAAAGGAAGTTTAGACCGacacatgactaaacacactgACGTAAAACCCTACATTTGTggtgagtgcgggtacaggacgggAGACAAGTCTGCCTTAACCATACATATAAGAACACAtaccggtgaaaaaccctacaaatgtgaccattgCGATTTTTCTTCTGCAAGGAAATTTTCTGTTGACCTTCACGTTgctaaacacaccggagaaaagccctacatatgtggagagtgcggatacaggacagccGACAGGTCTCACTTATCTAAACATCTGAGAAGACATGCAGGTtggaaaccttacaagtgtgaccagtgcgactattctgctgtagTAAAAGGCGATTTAAACAAACACATGGCCAAACACACCAGCAAAAACTATATGACTTGTGAAACCTTTTAA